Part of the Propioniciclava sp. MC1595 genome is shown below.
TCTCCTCCTCGGGCTCGAAGTCCACGCAGATGACCTGCTTGGCCTGCTCGAGGTCGGCGTAGGTGACGCCGTCGCCGAGGCGCTTGCCGGCCACGGCGTGGGCGAGGAACTGGCCCTCCTCCACGGAGTGCTCGCGGGCCCGGAAGTCCACGTTGTTCGTCCCGAGCACGGCGCGGGCGAACTTGGCGTAACCGTAGGCGTTCTCGAGCGTGAGGCGTCCACCGGTCAGGACGCCGACGCTGCTGCCGGCGGCCTTGAGGCCCGCCACCGCGGCGTCGATGGCCTCGGGCCAGGACGCGGGGCGCAGGACGTCGCCGTCGCGGACCAGCGGGGTCGTGACCCGGTCGGCCTGGCGGCCGGAGCGGAAGGCGAAGCGACCGCGGTCGCAGTTCCACTCCTCGTTCACCTCGGGGGCGTTGCCGGCGAGGCGACGCTTGACCTGGAAGTGGCGGTGGTCGGAGCGCAGCTGGCAGCCGGCGGCGCAGATCTCACAGGTGACCGGCGTCGACACGAGGTCGAACGGACGGGCCTGGAAGCGGTAGTCGGCGCTGGTCAGCGCGCCCACCGGGCAGATCTGGACGACGTTGCCGGAGAAGTAGCTGTCGTACGGGTCGTCGGCGTAGATGCCGACCTGCTGCAGCGCACCGCGCTCGACCAGGGCGATGAACGGGTCACCGGAGATCTGCTCGGAGAAGCGGGTGCAGCGCGCGCACAGCACGCAGCGCTCGCGGTCGAGCAGGATCTGCGCGGACACCGACACCGGCTTGGGGAAGGTGCGCTTGACCCCGTCGTAGCGCGACTCGGCGTAGCCGTGGCTCAGGGCCTGGTTCTGCAAGGGGCACTCGCCGCCCTTGTCGCAGATGGGGCAGTCGAGCGGGTGGTTGATCAGCAGGAACTCGAGCATGCCCTTCTGGGCCTTCTCGGCGACCGGCGAGCTCACCTGCGTCTGGATCTGCATGTTCGGCGCGACCTCGAGCGTGCAGGACGCCTGCGGCTTCGGCATGCCGCGCCCGTTGCCCATGTCGGGGACCTCGACCATGCACTGGCGGCAGGCGCCGACCGGGTCGAGCAGCGGGTGGTCGCAGAACCGCGGGATGTCGATGCCGATCATCTCCGCGGCACGGATGGCGAGGGTGCCCTTGGGCACCTGCACCTCGGTGCCGTCGATGAACACCGAGATCAGGTCGCTCTTCTCGACGGCTCCAGCCTTGGCGTCGACGCTCATGCGTGGCCTCCAGCGGTCTTGACGGGGAACAGGGCGCTCTTGGCGTAGGGGAACAGCTCCCAGGCGGGCGTGGTGTAGCCGGCCTCGAACTCGGAGCGGAACTCCTTCACCGCCGAGGTCACGCAGGCGACGGCACCGTCGGCCAGGGCGCAGAACGACCGGCCACCGATGTTCTCGGCGACGTCGAGCATCTTCTCGATGTCGCCCTCCTGGGCCTGCCCGGCCTCGAACTTCTTCAGCATCTGCACGAGCCACCAGTTGCCCTCGCGGCACGGCGTGCACTTGCCACAGGACTCGTGCTTGTAGAACTCGATCCAGCGCAGCGTCGTGCGCACCACCGAGGTGGTCTCGTCGAAGATCTGCAGGGCGCGGGTGCCGAGCAGCGACCCCGCAGCCGCGACGGCCTCGAAGTCGAGCGGCATGTCGAGGGCGTCCTTGGTGAGGATCTGGGTCGAGCTGCCACCGGGGGTGAAGAACTTCAGCTCGTGCCCGTTGCGCATGCCGCCGGCCAGCTCGATGAGCTGGCGCAGCGTGATGCCCATCGGCGCCTCGAACTGGCCCGGGTTGGCCACGTGGCCCGAGAGGGAGAAGATGCCGTGGCCCTTGCTCTTCTCGGTCCCCATCGACGAGAACCAGGCGGCCCCGTTGGCGATGATGGCCGGGACGGACGCGATCGACTCGACGTTGTTCACGACGGTCGGGGACGCGTACAGGCCCGCGACGGCCGGGAACGGCGGGCGCAGGCGCGGCTGCCCACGGCGTCCCTCGAGGGAGTCGAGGAGCGCGGTCTCCTCGCCGCAGATGTAGGCTCCGGCGCCGGCGTGCACGACGAGCTCGAGGTCGTGGCCGGTGCCCAGGATGTTCTTCCCCAGGTAGCCGGCCGAGTAGGCCTCGCGCACCGCCTGCTGGAGGCGGCGGATCACGTGCAGGACCTCGCCACGGATGTAGATGAAGGCGAAGTGCGAGCGGATCGCGTAGGCGCTGATGATGACGCCCTCGACCA
Proteins encoded:
- a CDS encoding NADH-quinone oxidoreductase subunit G codes for the protein MSVDAKAGAVEKSDLISVFIDGTEVQVPKGTLAIRAAEMIGIDIPRFCDHPLLDPVGACRQCMVEVPDMGNGRGMPKPQASCTLEVAPNMQIQTQVSSPVAEKAQKGMLEFLLINHPLDCPICDKGGECPLQNQALSHGYAESRYDGVKRTFPKPVSVSAQILLDRERCVLCARCTRFSEQISGDPFIALVERGALQQVGIYADDPYDSYFSGNVVQICPVGALTSADYRFQARPFDLVSTPVTCEICAAGCQLRSDHRHFQVKRRLAGNAPEVNEEWNCDRGRFAFRSGRQADRVTTPLVRDGDVLRPASWPEAIDAAVAGLKAAGSSVGVLTGGRLTLENAYGYAKFARAVLGTNNVDFRAREHSVEEGQFLAHAVAGKRLGDGVTYADLEQAKQVICVDFEPEEESPIVFLRLRKAARKKGLKVVAVAPYLTNGQAKLSAHLVPTVPGTEAEVVAKLDADATTIVLVGERAAGSRATLSALVDLTRRTGARLAWVPRRAGDRGAIEAGCLPNLLPGGRLVTDAGARVDVGAAWGVSSLPATPGLDAGAMLYAAANGDLAALVVSGVQPTDFADAVAAREGIERAGFVLSLETRVSEVTERADVVLPVGLLEEQAGTFLNWEHREGRVNRVDKAHGSPMTDLRALAMLADALGSDLGVRTAKAAKAEFDELGIWDGERAAAPNEDLPVAPAGEGLVLASWRLLIDGSAANDGADALKATAKPLVARLSPATASGLGLTEGDDVTITAGGGQVTLPLFVEDSMVDGVVWIPGNRLGEGLGELRVTAGQTVTVTGGAA
- the nuoF gene encoding NADH-quinone oxidoreductase subunit NuoF: MTDTLTPVLSANWADERSWKITNYERRGGYQALRKALKMTPDEVINEVKDAGLRGRGGAGFPTGMKWSFVPQDNPNPKYLVVNADESEPGTCKDIPLMMANPHALVEGVIISAYAIRSHFAFIYIRGEVLHVIRRLQQAVREAYSAGYLGKNILGTGHDLELVVHAGAGAYICGEETALLDSLEGRRGQPRLRPPFPAVAGLYASPTVVNNVESIASVPAIIANGAAWFSSMGTEKSKGHGIFSLSGHVANPGQFEAPMGITLRQLIELAGGMRNGHELKFFTPGGSSTQILTKDALDMPLDFEAVAAAGSLLGTRALQIFDETTSVVRTTLRWIEFYKHESCGKCTPCREGNWWLVQMLKKFEAGQAQEGDIEKMLDVAENIGGRSFCALADGAVACVTSAVKEFRSEFEAGYTTPAWELFPYAKSALFPVKTAGGHA